In a single window of the Anguilla rostrata isolate EN2019 chromosome 6, ASM1855537v3, whole genome shotgun sequence genome:
- the LOC135257816 gene encoding T-cell acute lymphocytic leukemia protein 1 homolog — MPFHVQPRPAVMMEKRKAELNRSSPAAESCGSLGPDRARDGPVTEQRETTTAVAAAADSKENQGRREAVTADHCNGTVIVNGVTKETAYDAIELKKEVAVIELGRRGGAADIKGGEQKEDSRAVQTTELCRPPLPLPRRDTLNETRMVQLSPPAFPLPARAMLYGNLAPPLTALNSGFGGDADQYGMYPSNRKRRPAPYEVEIDEAGQPKVVRRIFTNSRERWRQQNVNGAFAELRKLIPTHPPDKKLSKNEILRLTMRYISFLSRLLNDQDHAGGAGGGAGRRGGLGAHDEGLGADDALLQGALSPNSSCGTLLDGDGSAESFAEEQDSPSGPHHHSPPLEGAHHR; from the exons ATGCCATTTCATGTTCAGCCACGTCCTGCTGTCATGATGGAAAAACGGAAAGCGGAGCTGAACCGGAGCAGTCCAGCCGCGGAGTCGTGCGGCTCACTTGGACCGGACCGTGCACGCGACGGGCCGGTCACCGAGCAGCGGGAGACCACGACGGCAGTGGCAGCCGCGGCAGACTCGAAGGAGAAccaggggaggagggaggcggtCACCGCCGACCACTGTAACGGGACTGTCATCGTTAATGGCGTTACCAAGGAAACGGCTTATGACGCCATCGAGCTGAAAAAGGAAGTGGCGGTGATCGAGCtcgggaggagaggaggggccGCCGATATAAAAGGCGGGGAACAGAAAGAGGACAGTCGCGCGGTGCAGACCACCGAGCTGTGCCGACCGCCGCTGCCGTTGCCTCGCCGGGACACGCTCAACGAAACCCGAATGGTGCAGCTTAGCCCCCCAGCGTTCCCTCTGCCCGCCCGAGCGATGCTCTACGGCAACCTGGCGCCGCCACTCACCGCCCTGAACAG TGGCTTTGGCGGTGATGCAGATCAGTATGGCATGTATCCCAGCAACCGGAAGCGGCGTCCTGCTCCTTACGAGGTTGAGATCGACGAGG CCGGACAGCCGAAGGTGGTGCGGCGGATCTTCACAAACAGCCGAGAGCGCTGGAGGCAGCAGAATGTGAACGGGGCCTTCGCCGAGCTGCGCAAGCTCATCCCCACGCACCCGCCCGACAAGAAGCTCAGCAAGAACGAGATCCTGCGCCTCACCATGCGATACATCAGCTTCCTGTCCCGCCTGCTGAACGACCAGGACCacgcgggcggggccgggggcggggcagggaggcggggcgggTTGGGCGCCCACGACGAGGGGCTGGGCGCAGACGACGCcctcctccagggggcgctgtctcCAAACTCCAGCTGCGGCACTCTGCTGGACGGAGACGGCAGTGCAGAGAGCTTCGCCGAGGAGCAGGACTCCCCCAGCGGCCCGCACCACCACAGCCCACCACTAGAGGGAGCGCACCATCGGTGA
- the LOC135257820 gene encoding immediate early response gene 5 protein-like: MEFSADAHRIMSISMGKIYNSRVQRGGIKLHKNLLVSLVLRSAREVCLTNYGGGVCLSGSHQGETGETDLATEPEQGQFIWESEPLAGCGSSVASEDDSTVVTEPDKRTHPTALPQTETEVRINSDLDHSCRPTQSAGEGDTSGASSASSDASVLRNPVSPVCGATDGSWIATSTQPLQARGSGQDGSRCGLPEPNSQNRGAACRKACRKRDADGVDSPGADSPVKKNKPTLPSCDEDAEGEEMDTSNVSSLINIFGASFTGLLSKEGAEAKSGEGGCDTGAGQVCSELPLKTLNPWGTAIEAF, translated from the coding sequence ATGGAATTCAGTGCGGATGCACACCGGATAATGAGCATATCAATGGGAAAGATTTATAATTCCCGCGTACAGCGAGGCGGAATCAAGCTCCATAAAAATCTCCTGGTGTCCCTAGTTCTCCGGAGCGCTCGGGAGGTGTGTCTGACGAACTACGGCGGTGGCGTGTGCCTCAGCGGATCGCACCAGGGAGAGACCGGGGAAACAGACCTGGCCACGGAACCGGAGCAGGGCCAGTTTATTTGGGAGTCTGAGCCCTTGGCAGGCTGTGGTTCTTCGGTCGCCAGTGAAGACGATTCGACTGTGGTTACGGAGCCAGATAAACGCACTCACCCCACAGCCCTGCCCCAAACCGAGACTGAGGTGAGGATAAACTCAGATTTGGATCACAGCTGCCGACCAACCCAGAGTGCGGGTGAGGGGGACACATCTGGCGCTTCTTCTGCCTCATCGGACGCCTCTGTCCTCCGCAACCCGGTTTCACCCGTATGCGGCGCGACCGACGGTTCTTGGATTGCGACATCGACTCAACCTCTGCAGGCGCGCGGTTCCGGGCAGGATGGTTCCCGGTGTGGCCTTCCCGAACCAAACTCTCAAAACCGCGGGGCAGCGTGTCGCAAAGCCTGCAGGAAAAGAGACGCGGATGGTGTTGACTCGCCTGGAGCGGATTCTCCggttaagaaaaacaaaccgACTCTGCCCTCATGCGACGAGGACgcggagggagaggagatggaCACAAGCAACGTGTCCAGTCTCATTAATATTTTTGGAGCCAGTTTTACGGGACTACTGAGTAAAGAGGGCGCCGAGGCAAAGTCAGGAGAGGGTGGTTGCGATACTGGTGCCGGGCAGGTGTGCTCTGAACTCCCGCTGAAGACTCTGAATCCCTGGGGAACTGCCATTGAGGCATTTTAA